In a single window of the Agromyces sp. H17E-10 genome:
- a CDS encoding FtsX-like permease family protein, translating to MGAARTVFARANARAGVFVGIAAVVLLLAGIGTAIVGSLTAAATGGLRSGLDEATGAAGAARWQIRLEPDAASQADAAADVLDRMIVPHGAAWQRSVQTRPVSSTAGDATFDAVLTADPALADRSRLVEGEWPAADGPTGETGDEPAPAAVNRAAATELGLGLGDVVTVGDDGLRLVVAGIWEPVDATAPIWFGEPIVSVGVAEGAAGPFVVDEATASAVPEATLVRWTATVDAASATPESAAALADELPDVEPALRDEPAIGASGLAAAGGLQGTLERMLRGISAVRALAPLPVLLLAFAGIAALSRLATLLGAARRGETLLLRARGASATRLGRDTAVEVLAVAVPAAAVGAAAAEVGLSMARPGEGHDPLIAWVVGAASVVIALALVSGRAFADARRPMLRGAGDEVGRGARTAVAGGVVLVIAAAAIALWQFRLYGSPLVVDASGGVDVDPVAVVAPVLVLVALSLLALGLSRPVGTVLERAAAAGPALVPALPMRQLARRGSLFAAASLVTIIAVAGLTLSAVVAGAWRSVDAQARAYATGGDVRVSLPGRSVVQGPDPLALGEPFAELPGVVADGPVFRGEARIGSDPTTLVAVPSGTVGEIAPGTPAGTAATALADSAAAAAIPLPDGGSELEVDVRLAALAGTPGDVAISVWLLTDDGAAMRLPAGTVPIDERGGTARLELPDAPALGLLGFQARLESGAGARVQASFGDVVVDGDAVPGTTPDAIADVELSSAEREARAPFLRDDAALPVVLGGDLAKRISADVGDTVEFRVSTGGAAVTAVVAGTTPAVPTAGADSMLVDLGALERVAFDSGSGVPQFGEWWIATDEPAAAAAELARDQQIPMTATTRAEASSAPFARPAIFALWAGAAGSLLFALVAIVALTSALAGSRFGEIVVLRALGVGPRVQSRARFAELGAAVAGAVVVGVLVGWATAWLVARELARAAITGAPEAVRAPLDLDLWPWLAGLAVFVLLAALVAAVAARAVRRTASRAGLREEER from the coding sequence GTGGGAGCAGCACGGACGGTGTTCGCTCGCGCGAACGCCCGGGCCGGCGTGTTCGTCGGCATCGCCGCCGTGGTCCTGCTGCTCGCCGGGATCGGCACGGCCATCGTGGGATCGCTGACGGCGGCCGCGACCGGCGGCCTCCGATCGGGCCTCGACGAGGCGACCGGTGCCGCCGGGGCCGCACGGTGGCAGATCCGGCTCGAACCAGATGCGGCGTCGCAGGCGGATGCCGCGGCCGACGTCCTCGACCGCATGATCGTGCCGCACGGCGCCGCCTGGCAGCGCAGCGTGCAGACCCGGCCGGTATCGTCCACGGCGGGCGATGCGACGTTCGACGCGGTGCTCACCGCCGATCCCGCCCTGGCCGACCGCTCCCGACTGGTGGAGGGCGAGTGGCCCGCGGCCGATGGCCCGACCGGCGAGACCGGCGACGAACCCGCGCCCGCCGCCGTGAACCGCGCCGCGGCGACCGAGCTCGGCCTCGGGCTCGGCGATGTCGTCACGGTCGGCGACGACGGCCTGCGACTCGTCGTCGCCGGCATCTGGGAGCCGGTCGACGCGACCGCCCCGATCTGGTTCGGCGAGCCGATCGTCTCCGTCGGCGTCGCAGAGGGCGCCGCGGGCCCGTTCGTCGTCGACGAGGCCACGGCCTCCGCCGTCCCCGAGGCGACGCTCGTGCGGTGGACGGCGACCGTCGACGCGGCGAGCGCGACGCCCGAGTCCGCGGCGGCGCTCGCCGACGAGCTGCCCGACGTCGAACCCGCCCTCCGCGACGAACCGGCGATCGGCGCGAGCGGGCTCGCGGCCGCCGGCGGGCTGCAGGGCACGCTCGAGCGGATGCTCAGGGGCATCAGCGCCGTGCGCGCGCTCGCCCCACTCCCGGTGCTGCTGCTCGCCTTCGCCGGCATCGCCGCGCTCTCGCGGCTCGCGACCCTCCTCGGCGCGGCCCGCCGCGGCGAGACGCTGCTGCTGCGCGCCCGCGGCGCCTCCGCCACGCGGCTCGGCCGCGACACCGCGGTCGAGGTGCTCGCCGTCGCGGTGCCGGCCGCCGCCGTCGGCGCCGCCGCGGCCGAGGTCGGCCTCTCGATGGCACGCCCCGGCGAGGGCCACGATCCGCTCATCGCCTGGGTGGTCGGCGCCGCGAGCGTCGTGATCGCCCTCGCGCTCGTGAGCGGTCGCGCGTTCGCCGACGCCCGGCGGCCGATGCTCCGCGGCGCCGGCGACGAGGTCGGCCGCGGCGCACGCACGGCCGTCGCTGGCGGCGTCGTCCTCGTCATCGCCGCCGCCGCGATCGCACTGTGGCAGTTCCGCCTCTACGGGTCGCCGCTCGTCGTCGACGCCTCGGGCGGGGTCGACGTCGACCCCGTCGCGGTCGTCGCACCCGTGCTCGTGCTCGTGGCGCTCTCGCTGCTCGCACTCGGGCTCTCGCGTCCCGTCGGTACCGTGCTCGAGCGAGCGGCGGCCGCCGGCCCCGCGCTCGTGCCGGCGCTGCCGATGCGCCAGCTCGCACGCCGCGGCTCGCTCTTCGCCGCCGCGTCGCTCGTGACGATCATCGCCGTCGCCGGGCTCACCCTCTCGGCCGTGGTCGCGGGCGCCTGGCGGTCGGTCGACGCGCAGGCGCGGGCGTACGCGACGGGTGGCGACGTGCGGGTGTCGCTGCCGGGGCGCAGCGTCGTGCAGGGACCCGATCCGCTCGCGCTCGGCGAGCCGTTCGCCGAGCTCCCCGGCGTGGTCGCCGACGGCCCGGTCTTCCGGGGCGAGGCCCGCATCGGGTCCGACCCGACGACGCTCGTCGCCGTACCGTCGGGCACCGTCGGCGAGATCGCGCCGGGTACCCCGGCCGGCACCGCGGCGACCGCCCTCGCCGACTCCGCCGCCGCGGCCGCGATCCCGCTGCCCGACGGCGGCTCGGAGCTCGAGGTCGACGTACGGCTGGCGGCGCTCGCGGGCACCCCGGGCGACGTCGCGATCTCGGTCTGGCTGCTCACCGACGACGGGGCCGCGATGCGGCTGCCGGCCGGCACGGTTCCGATCGACGAGCGGGGCGGCACGGCCCGTCTCGAGCTGCCGGATGCCCCGGCGCTGGGCCTGCTCGGCTTCCAGGCGCGGCTCGAGAGCGGGGCCGGTGCGCGCGTGCAGGCCTCGTTCGGCGATGTCGTCGTCGACGGCGACGCCGTGCCCGGCACGACGCCCGACGCGATCGCCGACGTCGAGCTGTCGTCGGCCGAGCGCGAGGCGCGGGCGCCCTTCCTGCGCGACGACGCCGCGCTGCCCGTCGTGCTCGGCGGCGATCTCGCGAAGCGCATCTCGGCGGACGTCGGCGACACGGTCGAGTTCCGCGTCTCGACCGGCGGCGCCGCCGTCACCGCGGTCGTGGCGGGCACGACGCCGGCGGTGCCGACCGCGGGCGCCGACTCGATGCTCGTCGACCTCGGTGCGCTCGAACGCGTCGCGTTCGACTCGGGCAGCGGTGTGCCGCAGTTCGGCGAATGGTGGATCGCGACCGACGAACCGGCCGCGGCAGCTGCCGAGCTCGCCCGCGACCAGCAGATCCCGATGACGGCGACGACCCGGGCCGAGGCGTCGTCGGCGCCGTTCGCGCGACCCGCGATCTTCGCCCTCTGGGCCGGTGCGGCCGGTTCGCTGCTGTTCGCCCTCGTCGCGATCGTCGCCCTCACGAGCGCGCTCGCGGGCAGCCGGTTCGGCGAGATCGTCGTGCTCCGAGCACTCGGCGTCGGGCCCCGGGTGCAGTCGCGCGCACGGTTCGCCGAGCTCGGCGCCGCCGTGGCCGGTGCCGTCGTCGTCGGCGTCCTCGTCGGCTGGGCGACGGCGTGGCTCGTCGCCCGCGAACTCGCCAGGGCGGCGATCACCGGGGCGCCCGAGGCCGTGCGGGCTCCGCTCGACCTCGACCTCTGGCCGTGGCTCGCCGGGCTCGCCGTGTTCGTGCTGCTTGCGGCACTCGTCGCGGCGGTCGCCGCACGCGCGGTGCGGCGGACGGCGTCGCGGGCCGGGCTCAGGGAGGAGGAGCGATGA
- a CDS encoding GNAT family N-acetyltransferase: MAELRLEELSASNIVAANTLSLKPGQEQFIAPVTYSAEASVVNPQTAWQRVALDADEKVVGFIHGNFDPENPHEEFRACIWRINVDAEVQGKGVGRFLATALAEEAKRRGFDRITVLWEPGELGPEKFFHRVGFVDVGETQYGDVIGALEL; this comes from the coding sequence ATGGCTGAGCTGAGACTGGAAGAACTGTCCGCCTCGAACATCGTGGCTGCGAACACGCTGTCGCTGAAGCCCGGCCAGGAGCAGTTCATCGCTCCCGTCACCTATTCGGCGGAGGCCTCGGTCGTCAACCCGCAGACCGCCTGGCAGCGCGTCGCGCTCGACGCCGACGAGAAGGTCGTCGGCTTCATCCACGGCAACTTCGACCCCGAGAACCCGCACGAGGAGTTCCGGGCGTGCATCTGGCGCATCAACGTCGACGCCGAGGTGCAGGGCAAGGGCGTCGGCCGGTTCCTCGCCACCGCCCTCGCCGAAGAGGCCAAGCGTCGCGGCTTCGACCGCATCACGGTGCTGTGGGAACCGGGCGAGCTCGGCCCCGAGAAGTTCTTCCACCGGGTCGGCTTCGTCGACGTCGGCGAGACCCAGTACGGCGACGTCATCGGGGCGCTCGAGCTCTGA
- a CDS encoding ABC transporter ATP-binding protein has product MSVTGVQGEEREQYSKAESRHIRIRSRRLLGSLLKPLTGKLWLTAAAVVVSSAAQVAGPAIIAYGIDQGIPALIEQNWWPAAFAGLAYLVTGLIGAFLISAYIRLSARVAQAVLIDLRTRVFLHTQKLSLEFHETYTSGRIISRQTSDLDAIRELMDEGLTLLVRGLMYMVFTAIMLFVIDAPSGFVLLVALIPLGMLTRWFQVRSQTLFRRSRVASAKLIVQFVETMTGIRAVQAFRKERRNEREFGGLVEDYRDVNSKVLGLFVVFNPGLALIGNTAVAVTIVLGGFRIIDGSLEVGVLLAAVLYTKRFFDPMEDLAMFYNGYQSASSALEKISGVLEEQPSVPDPAHPVDLWKAEGRVRFDGVEFSYVEGRSILPRFDLDIPAGQTIALVGSTGAGKSTLAKLIARFYDPSEGTVSLDGVSLADLHPKDLRRAIVMVTQEAYLFSGSVADNIALGKPDATSDEIVRAAMAVGAHEFIEGLPNGYDTDVNKRGGRVSAGQRQLISFARAFLANPAVLILDEATSSLDIPSERLVQEGLTKLLADRTAIIIAHRLSTVAIADRVLVMEHGRIVEDGAPADLIGGEGRFAALHAAWRDSLV; this is encoded by the coding sequence ATGAGCGTCACCGGCGTGCAGGGCGAAGAGCGCGAACAGTACTCGAAGGCCGAGTCCCGGCACATCCGCATCCGGTCGCGGCGGCTGCTGGGCTCGCTCCTGAAGCCGCTCACGGGCAAGCTGTGGCTGACCGCGGCCGCGGTCGTCGTGTCCTCGGCGGCCCAGGTGGCCGGCCCGGCGATCATCGCGTACGGCATCGACCAGGGCATCCCGGCGCTCATCGAGCAGAACTGGTGGCCGGCGGCCTTCGCAGGTCTCGCCTACCTCGTGACGGGTCTCATCGGGGCGTTCCTCATCTCGGCGTACATCCGGCTGTCGGCGCGCGTCGCGCAGGCGGTGCTCATCGACCTGCGCACGCGCGTGTTCCTGCACACGCAGAAGCTGTCGCTCGAGTTCCACGAGACGTACACCTCCGGTCGCATCATCTCGCGGCAGACGAGCGACCTCGACGCGATCCGCGAACTCATGGACGAGGGGCTCACGCTGCTCGTGCGCGGCCTCATGTACATGGTCTTCACCGCGATCATGCTGTTCGTCATCGACGCGCCGTCGGGGTTCGTGCTGCTCGTCGCGCTCATCCCGCTCGGCATGCTCACGCGGTGGTTCCAGGTGCGGTCGCAGACGCTGTTCCGGCGTTCGCGCGTGGCCAGTGCGAAGCTCATCGTGCAGTTCGTCGAGACCATGACGGGCATCCGCGCCGTGCAGGCGTTCCGCAAGGAGCGTCGCAACGAGCGCGAGTTCGGCGGCCTCGTCGAGGACTACCGCGACGTGAACTCGAAGGTGCTCGGCCTGTTCGTCGTGTTCAACCCGGGACTCGCGCTCATCGGCAACACGGCGGTCGCGGTGACGATCGTGCTCGGCGGCTTCCGGATCATCGACGGCTCGCTCGAGGTCGGCGTGCTGCTCGCGGCGGTGCTGTACACGAAGCGGTTCTTCGACCCCATGGAAGACCTCGCGATGTTCTACAACGGCTACCAGTCGGCCTCGTCGGCGCTCGAGAAGATCTCGGGCGTGCTCGAGGAGCAGCCGAGCGTGCCCGACCCCGCGCACCCCGTCGACCTCTGGAAGGCCGAGGGCCGGGTGCGGTTCGACGGCGTCGAGTTCTCGTACGTCGAGGGACGCAGCATCCTGCCCCGGTTCGATCTCGACATCCCCGCGGGGCAGACGATCGCGCTCGTCGGGTCGACGGGTGCCGGCAAGTCGACCCTCGCGAAGCTCATCGCCCGGTTCTACGACCCGAGCGAGGGCACGGTGTCGCTCGACGGCGTCTCGCTCGCCGACCTGCACCCGAAGGACCTGCGCCGCGCGATCGTGATGGTCACGCAGGAGGCGTACCTGTTCTCGGGCTCGGTCGCCGACAACATCGCGCTCGGCAAGCCCGACGCGACGAGCGACGAGATCGTGCGCGCGGCCATGGCGGTCGGCGCGCACGAGTTCATCGAGGGGCTGCCGAACGGCTACGACACCGACGTGAACAAGCGCGGCGGCCGGGTGAGCGCGGGTCAGCGCCAGCTGATCTCGTTCGCGCGGGCGTTCCTCGCGAACCCGGCGGTGCTCATCCTCGACGAGGCGACGAGCTCGCTCGACATCCCGAGCGAGCGCCTCGTGCAGGAGGGCCTCACGAAGCTGCTCGCCGACCGCACCGCGATCATCATCGCGCACCGCCTCTCGACCGTCGCGATCGCCGACCGGGTGCTCGTCATGGAGCACGGCCGCATCGTCGAGGACGGCGCACCCGCCGACCTCATCGGCGGCGAGGGCCGGTTCGCGGCGCTGCACGCGGCCTGGCGCGACTCGCTCGTCTGA
- a CDS encoding sensor histidine kinase, with translation MAPGRKGRIIKRSITIAVVVALSLTMEVTGFIATPHGERPEVSYTTLHAIVPLVFAACAGVAWAIGPSRVPARLMVLFPVLWIPLSFLRVIEDIAWLWPLVYGVHLWWGLLTGILVLLYPRGGLGDRADRVIAGIAVVASIVFLLGTVLLAPPPELLCDCAPNPYHVADAPAVYAVIDIGYRLVGVLLALVIAGRLLVRWVRGSVPARTVAFLMPLALFAWATTLAAQAVTYATSGTSDQVLATVSLIAIASIPVSFVAGIAHTRNMRARVADLMRITREGADRGLWAESLARTLRDASVRVYWWDEERGRYADAAGEPIAHDPADRHGGHGLLPVASPTGMPIALIRHDRVLTDNMRLLDGVSSALRLSVDNGRLRSEIERTLEQVRQSRARIVEAGDEARRRIERDLHDGAQQHLVSLGMRLRLAANQARDRGVEPLGVELDGNIAMLNDALKELRELAHGIHPSLLSSGGLALAVPELAGRCPVPVEIDVQAEGRLPEVVESTAYFAVAEALANIAKHAQATRAWVRAHLVDGELELVVRDNGVGGASPEGSGMLGIADRVDAVGGEIAIDSPPGAGTTITIRIPVPTTG, from the coding sequence ATGGCGCCCGGCCGCAAGGGCCGGATCATCAAGCGCAGCATCACGATCGCGGTCGTCGTCGCGCTCAGCCTCACGATGGAGGTCACGGGCTTCATCGCCACACCGCACGGCGAACGTCCGGAGGTCAGCTACACGACCCTGCACGCGATCGTGCCGCTCGTGTTCGCCGCCTGCGCGGGCGTCGCCTGGGCGATCGGCCCGTCGCGGGTGCCCGCGCGACTCATGGTGCTGTTCCCGGTGCTGTGGATCCCGTTGTCGTTCCTGCGCGTGATCGAGGACATCGCGTGGCTCTGGCCGCTCGTCTACGGCGTGCACCTCTGGTGGGGGCTGCTCACCGGAATCCTCGTGCTGCTCTACCCGCGCGGCGGCCTCGGCGACCGCGCCGATCGGGTGATCGCGGGCATCGCGGTCGTCGCGTCGATCGTGTTCCTCCTCGGCACGGTGCTGCTCGCGCCGCCGCCCGAGCTCTTGTGCGACTGCGCCCCGAACCCGTACCACGTGGCCGATGCCCCGGCCGTCTACGCCGTGATCGACATCGGGTATCGCCTCGTCGGCGTGCTGCTCGCCCTCGTGATCGCCGGGCGCCTCCTCGTGCGCTGGGTGCGCGGCAGCGTTCCGGCCCGCACGGTCGCGTTCCTCATGCCGCTCGCGCTCTTCGCGTGGGCGACGACGCTCGCCGCGCAGGCGGTCACCTACGCGACCTCCGGCACCTCCGACCAGGTGCTCGCGACCGTCTCCCTCATCGCGATCGCGTCCATCCCGGTGAGCTTCGTCGCCGGCATCGCGCACACCCGCAACATGCGGGCGCGCGTCGCCGACCTCATGCGCATCACGCGCGAGGGCGCCGACCGGGGGCTCTGGGCCGAGTCGCTCGCCCGCACGCTTCGCGACGCCTCCGTGCGCGTGTACTGGTGGGACGAGGAGCGGGGCCGGTACGCGGATGCCGCGGGCGAGCCGATCGCGCACGACCCCGCCGACCGCCACGGCGGCCACGGCCTGCTGCCCGTGGCCTCGCCGACCGGCATGCCCATCGCGCTCATCCGGCACGACCGGGTGCTGACCGACAACATGCGCCTGCTCGACGGCGTGTCGAGCGCGCTCCGGCTCTCGGTCGACAACGGGCGCCTGCGCTCCGAGATCGAACGCACCCTCGAGCAGGTGCGGCAGTCGCGCGCCCGCATCGTCGAGGCCGGCGACGAGGCACGACGCCGCATCGAGCGCGACCTGCACGACGGGGCGCAGCAGCACCTCGTCTCGCTCGGCATGCGGCTGCGGCTCGCCGCCAACCAGGCGCGCGACCGCGGCGTCGAGCCCCTCGGCGTCGAGCTCGACGGCAACATCGCGATGCTGAACGACGCGCTCAAGGAGCTGCGCGAGCTCGCGCACGGCATCCACCCCTCGCTGCTCTCGTCGGGCGGGCTCGCGCTCGCCGTGCCCGAGCTCGCGGGCCGCTGCCCGGTGCCGGTCGAGATCGACGTGCAGGCCGAGGGCCGCCTGCCCGAGGTCGTCGAGTCGACGGCGTACTTCGCCGTCGCCGAGGCGCTCGCGAACATCGCCAAGCACGCGCAGGCGACCCGGGCCTGGGTTCGTGCGCACCTCGTCGACGGCGAGCTCGAGCTCGTCGTGCGCGACAACGGCGTCGGCGGGGCCTCGCCCGAGGGCAGCGGGATGCTCGGCATCGCCGACCGCGTCGACGCCGTCGGCGGCGAGATCGCGATCGACAGTCCGCCCGGCGCGGGCACGACGATCACGATCCGGATCCCGGTGCCGACGACGGGTTGA
- a CDS encoding type III PLP-dependent enzyme domain-containing protein, translating to MSTIRFPMTPAIAVDSHRDIDLLERRGIPLDGCIRTRTTRSVAEITGAYLRGVRMFVIGGADELADFRELPDVTVLVQLDFAGAFPRARDAERGVTPHAAARTVGACRAAGIRVAGFTLDLSRGPAVVRGRRVRRAVALMRRLERTGHPGLDTLDLDLGDRDAHGDLRTAVRGAARRYRVVARSAA from the coding sequence ATGTCCACCATCCGGTTCCCCATGACCCCGGCGATCGCCGTCGACTCGCACCGCGACATCGACCTCCTCGAGCGGCGCGGCATCCCGCTGGACGGGTGCATCCGCACCCGCACGACCCGCTCCGTCGCGGAGATCACGGGCGCGTACCTCCGCGGCGTGCGCATGTTCGTGATCGGCGGGGCCGACGAGCTCGCCGACTTCCGCGAACTGCCCGACGTGACCGTGCTCGTCCAGCTCGACTTCGCCGGCGCGTTCCCCCGGGCCCGGGACGCCGAACGCGGAGTGACGCCGCACGCCGCAGCCCGCACGGTCGGCGCCTGCCGCGCCGCCGGCATCCGGGTGGCGGGCTTCACGCTCGACCTGTCGCGCGGGCCCGCCGTGGTGCGCGGCCGCCGGGTCCGCAGGGCGGTCGCCCTCATGCGCCGGCTCGAGCGCACCGGCCATCCGGGACTCGACACGCTCGACCTCGACCTCGGCGATCGCGACGCGCACGGCGACCTGCGGACCGCGGTGCGGGGCGCGGCCCGCCGCTACCGCGTGGTCGCCCGCAGCGCGGCCTGA
- a CDS encoding ABC transporter ATP-binding protein yields the protein MSVQPTSGDRDPNRVGAVRALWRLREYAGPAMPAFIASMAAALVAQLIALTIPQVFEQIVDGPLADGDASAIVPLAVLVFVLGAAESLLYALRRWLVVGPGTRVEARMRNALYAKLQDLPVSFHDRWPSGQLLSRAVSDLSLIRRWLSFGLVLTGANVVIIVVGVGILMSMNWMLGLIFLVCSLPLWWAGWRFEGRYSEQSRLSQDQQGDLATAVEESVHGIRVLKAFGRGKFALSSFRAQAESLRSTEIEKARLDANIWVWIMVVPTVALALCLVVGIWLAANGQLSVGELVAFFATATVLAWPIESIGFMLAFALDARTATDRFFDIIDSENTIVDPADPKHLERPRGELAFEGVHFRYQDSPERFGDLLDGVDLVVEPGETMALVGLTGCGKTTMTALTTRLYDVTGGSVTIDGVDVRAFTREELRRHVAMAFEDATLFSASVRENVLLGRPELTGDAADDPAVRAEAERVLDEALRIAQAAFAYDLPEGVDTKVGEEGMSLSGGQRQRLALARAVAAKPAVLVLDDPLSALDVATEAKVEAELRSVLADTTALIVAHRPSTVMLADRVALLEAGRVTAVGTHSELLRESEHYRFVISSLEDEERRHGGGDADGASEFEREEAAS from the coding sequence TTGTCCGTACAGCCCACATCCGGCGACCGCGACCCGAACCGCGTCGGCGCGGTTCGCGCGCTCTGGCGCCTGCGCGAGTACGCGGGACCCGCGATGCCGGCGTTCATCGCGAGCATGGCGGCGGCGCTCGTCGCGCAGCTGATCGCGCTCACCATCCCGCAGGTGTTCGAGCAGATCGTCGACGGCCCGCTCGCCGACGGCGACGCCTCGGCGATCGTGCCGCTCGCCGTGCTCGTGTTCGTGCTCGGCGCGGCCGAGTCGCTGCTCTACGCGCTGCGTCGCTGGCTCGTCGTCGGCCCCGGAACGCGGGTCGAGGCGCGCATGCGCAACGCGCTCTACGCGAAGCTGCAGGACCTGCCCGTGAGCTTCCACGACCGGTGGCCGAGCGGGCAGCTGCTGTCCCGCGCAGTGAGCGACCTCAGCCTCATCCGGCGGTGGCTCAGCTTCGGCCTCGTGCTCACGGGCGCCAACGTCGTCATCATCGTGGTCGGCGTCGGCATCCTCATGTCGATGAACTGGATGCTGGGACTCATCTTCCTCGTCTGCTCGCTGCCGCTCTGGTGGGCGGGCTGGCGCTTCGAGGGTCGCTACTCCGAGCAGTCGCGCCTCAGCCAGGACCAGCAGGGCGACCTCGCGACCGCCGTCGAGGAGTCGGTGCACGGCATCCGGGTGCTCAAGGCCTTCGGTCGCGGCAAGTTCGCGTTGTCGAGCTTCCGGGCGCAGGCCGAGTCGCTGCGGTCGACCGAGATCGAGAAGGCGCGCCTCGACGCGAACATCTGGGTGTGGATCATGGTCGTGCCGACCGTGGCGCTCGCGCTCTGCCTCGTCGTCGGCATCTGGCTCGCCGCGAACGGCCAGCTCTCGGTCGGCGAGCTCGTCGCGTTCTTCGCGACGGCGACGGTGCTCGCGTGGCCGATCGAGTCGATCGGCTTCATGCTCGCGTTCGCGCTCGACGCCCGCACCGCGACCGACCGCTTCTTCGACATCATCGACTCGGAGAACACGATCGTCGACCCCGCCGACCCGAAGCACCTCGAGCGGCCGCGCGGCGAGCTCGCGTTCGAGGGCGTGCACTTCCGCTACCAGGACTCGCCCGAGCGCTTCGGCGACCTGCTCGACGGCGTCGACCTCGTCGTCGAACCGGGCGAGACGATGGCGCTCGTCGGACTCACCGGCTGCGGCAAGACGACGATGACCGCGCTCACGACGCGCCTGTACGACGTGACCGGCGGCTCGGTGACGATCGACGGCGTCGACGTGCGCGCCTTCACGCGCGAGGAGCTTCGCCGGCACGTCGCGATGGCGTTCGAGGATGCGACGCTCTTCAGTGCCTCGGTGCGCGAGAACGTGCTGCTCGGCCGCCCCGAGCTCACGGGCGACGCCGCCGACGACCCCGCGGTGCGCGCCGAGGCCGAGCGCGTGCTCGACGAGGCGCTGCGCATCGCGCAGGCGGCCTTCGCGTACGACCTGCCCGAGGGCGTCGACACGAAGGTCGGCGAAGAGGGCATGAGCCTCTCGGGCGGTCAGCGGCAGCGGCTCGCGCTCGCGCGCGCCGTCGCGGCCAAGCCCGCCGTGCTCGTGCTCGACGACCCGCTGTCGGCGCTCGACGTCGCGACCGAGGCGAAGGTCGAGGCCGAGCTGCGCTCGGTGCTCGCCGACACCACGGCGCTCATCGTCGCGCACCGCCCCTCGACGGTCATGCTCGCCGACCGGGTGGCGCTCCTCGAGGCCGGCCGGGTGACCGCGGTCGGCACCCACTCCGAGCTCCTCCGCGAGAGCGAGCACTACCGCTTCGTCATCTCCAGCCTGGAGGACGAGGAGCGCCGTCACGGCGGGGGCGATGCCGACGGAGCATCCGAATTCGAACGAGAGGAGGCCGCATCATGA
- a CDS encoding response regulator transcription factor, whose product MVEASRPLRVAIADDALLLREGIAKVLEGGGLEVVASVGTGDELVEVVREGGVDAAVLDIRMPPSFRDEGILALEELRAGGSTIGVLLLSMYATPEYALRVMGAGSGTGYLLKERVSEPQTLVRAVETVASGGSVVDPEVVEQLVHRTRADDPLSRLTERERSVLELMAQGYSNGGIAQTLFLGLKTVETHVRSILQKLDLEESPEHHRRVLAVLTLLGAR is encoded by the coding sequence ATGGTCGAGGCATCCCGGCCGCTGCGCGTGGCCATCGCCGACGACGCGCTGCTGCTGCGCGAGGGCATCGCCAAGGTGCTCGAGGGCGGCGGGCTCGAGGTCGTGGCCTCCGTCGGCACGGGCGACGAGCTCGTCGAGGTCGTCCGCGAGGGCGGCGTCGACGCCGCGGTCCTCGACATCCGCATGCCGCCGAGCTTCCGCGACGAGGGCATCCTGGCCCTCGAGGAGCTGCGCGCGGGAGGGTCGACGATCGGCGTCCTCCTCCTGTCGATGTACGCGACGCCCGAGTACGCGCTGCGGGTCATGGGCGCCGGCAGCGGCACCGGCTACCTGCTGAAGGAGCGCGTCTCCGAGCCGCAGACGCTCGTGCGCGCCGTCGAGACCGTCGCCTCCGGCGGCTCGGTCGTCGACCCCGAGGTCGTCGAGCAGCTCGTGCACCGCACCCGGGCCGACGACCCGCTGTCCCGGCTCACCGAGCGCGAACGCTCGGTGCTCGAGCTCATGGCGCAGGGCTACTCGAACGGCGGCATCGCCCAGACGTTGTTCCTCGGCCTCAAGACGGTCGAGACGCACGTGCGCTCGATCCTGCAGAAGCTCGACCTCGAGGAGTCACCCGAGCACCATCGGCGCGTGCTCGCGGTGCTGACGCTCCTCGGCGCGAGGTGA
- a CDS encoding MGMT family protein yields the protein MLVVVADIPPGCVATYGDVAALLGSRGARAVGQVMARYGADVPWWRVLRAGGRPPAGHAERAREHYEREGTPLVATRDADGYRVDLAAARWRP from the coding sequence GTGCTCGTCGTCGTCGCCGACATCCCGCCGGGGTGCGTCGCGACCTACGGCGACGTCGCGGCGCTGCTCGGCTCGCGCGGGGCTCGCGCCGTCGGGCAGGTGATGGCCAGATACGGGGCGGATGTCCCGTGGTGGCGCGTCCTCCGCGCCGGAGGGCGACCGCCGGCGGGCCACGCCGAACGCGCCCGGGAGCACTACGAACGCGAGGGCACGCCGCTCGTCGCGACCCGTGACGCCGACGGCTACCGCGTCGACCTCGCCGCGGCGCGCTGGCGGCCCTGA